Proteins encoded by one window of Mariniplasma anaerobium:
- a CDS encoding hemolysin family protein — protein MLDNIWSLFVIIFLLILINGFFAASEMALVSMKKQDMKNLAHKGNKKAILVLKVTEDSTKYLSTIQVAITLAGFMSSALAGARLSSTFVEIFSNVGIVISTSVAVIIITLILSFLTLVLGELVPKKLALANPNKFALISIRTVYFVMIVTKPFVWLLSISTKAVLSLLRFNTTKAKESITEDEIRRLINLGQIQGLYKNQEREMLENIFRFDDLSADMIKTPRTKTYGVDINLELKDILLKIIESKYSRVIIFDKDLEHILGIVHIKDILIFASQNNIKDLDIKSLLTKPNYVPKDIKISQLFKDMQVNNLQFVLLVDEYGGFEGIVTLEDIIEEIVGNIYDEHDTYNEHINKIDEDTYIIDGEMSIKDINEYLDIYLEENNERYYSLSGLYIYLLGHIPKPQETKELTYKNIKLDIDSFNQENIAKISLKIIK, from the coding sequence ATGCTTGATAACATATGGAGTTTATTTGTAATCATTTTTCTGTTGATTTTAATCAATGGATTTTTTGCTGCAAGTGAAATGGCTTTAGTATCAATGAAAAAGCAAGACATGAAAAATCTTGCACATAAAGGAAACAAAAAAGCAATATTGGTTTTAAAAGTCACAGAAGATTCCACAAAATATTTATCAACCATTCAAGTTGCTATCACGCTTGCAGGTTTTATGTCAAGTGCATTAGCCGGTGCTAGATTGTCTTCAACGTTTGTTGAAATATTTTCAAATGTAGGAATAGTTATATCTACCAGTGTTGCAGTTATTATTATTACACTTATATTATCATTCTTGACTTTAGTTTTAGGAGAATTAGTTCCTAAAAAATTGGCATTAGCAAACCCTAATAAATTTGCTTTAATCTCTATTAGAACTGTATACTTTGTAATGATTGTTACAAAGCCCTTTGTTTGGTTACTCTCTATATCAACAAAAGCAGTTTTAAGTTTATTAAGATTTAATACTACTAAAGCTAAAGAATCGATTACTGAAGATGAAATCAGACGATTAATTAATTTAGGTCAAATTCAAGGTTTATATAAAAATCAAGAAAGAGAAATGCTAGAAAATATTTTCAGATTTGATGATTTGAGTGCAGATATGATTAAAACACCTCGAACAAAGACTTATGGTGTAGATATCAATCTAGAACTTAAAGATATCTTATTAAAGATAATAGAATCAAAATATTCTAGAGTAATCATATTTGATAAAGATTTAGAACATATACTAGGTATCGTTCATATTAAAGATATTTTAATTTTTGCAAGTCAAAACAATATTAAAGATCTTGATATTAAATCATTGTTAACTAAACCAAATTATGTACCAAAAGATATAAAAATAAGTCAATTATTTAAAGATATGCAGGTTAATAATCTACAATTCGTCTTATTAGTAGATGAATATGGAGGATTTGAAGGTATTGTTACACTTGAAGACATCATTGAAGAAATTGTTGGTAATATCTATGATGAACATGATACTTATAACGAACATATAAATAAAATAGATGAAGATACATATATCATTGATGGAGAAATGTCAATCAAAGATATTAATGAATATTTAGATATCTATCTAGAAGAAAACAATGAGAGATACTATAGTTTAAGTGGACTTTATATCTACTTATTGGGACACATTCCAAAGCCACAAGAGACTAAAGAATTAACATACAAAAATATCAAACTTGACATAGATAGTTTCAATCAAGAAAATATCGCAAAAATATCACTAAAAATCATAAAATAA
- a CDS encoding 50S ribosomal protein L25, with translation MKINLRTRSLREVRKDRMIPGVMYGKSIDSTNIEVEEKAFKDALSEYGKSMTFQVELDGQIHNVYIKHVKTTILRPHDIIHFEFHRIAADETVSASIPVIIHGKDELDKRRLYVQMGLSSIDCEYLSGSGISSFEFDVSEMEMDDSVHVKDLVVPEGVTIHEDLEQVVFSVKEAHEAPEEETEDAEEGIEYDTGEAEEVEEDKEA, from the coding sequence ATGAAAATAAATTTAAGAACCAGATCACTTCGTGAAGTCAGAAAAGACAGAATGATCCCTGGTGTTATGTATGGTAAATCTATTGATTCAACTAATATTGAAGTAGAAGAAAAAGCTTTTAAAGATGCTCTTTCAGAATACGGTAAATCAATGACTTTTCAAGTTGAATTAGATGGCCAAATTCATAATGTATACATTAAACATGTTAAAACTACAATTTTGAGACCACATGATATTATCCATTTTGAATTTCACAGAATCGCAGCTGATGAAACAGTATCTGCAAGTATTCCAGTAATTATTCATGGTAAAGATGAACTTGACAAACGTAGACTATATGTCCAAATGGGATTATCTAGTATCGATTGTGAATATTTATCAGGTAGTGGTATTTCAAGCTTTGAATTTGATGTTTCTGAAATGGAAATGGACGATTCAGTTCACGTTAAAGATCTTGTTGTTCCTGAAGGTGTAACAATTCATGAAGATTTAGAACAAGTTGTATTTAGTGTTAAAGAAGCACATGAAGCACCGGAAGAAGAAACTGAAGATGCTGAAGAAGGTATTGAATACGATACTGGTGAAGCTGAAGAAGTTGAAGAAGACAAAGAAGCTTAA
- a CDS encoding alpha/beta fold hydrolase has product MKIKLTHITMNYEIYGKGKPLILVHGNQEDHHIFDCLIDALKDSYHIYALDNRNHGDSSKNDDYSYDAMTDDLYEFILKLDIQHPSILGFSDGGIIALKLAIKVQNLLNKLILCGVNYDVKGITKKAYKDILNEYNKTKNPLLKLMIDQPHILKNSIKNIELNTLIIVGQYDVIKLKHTHKLHHMIKNSKLMILDHKAHDDYIIDKDDLKNIIKEFV; this is encoded by the coding sequence ATGAAAATAAAACTAACACACATTACAATGAATTATGAAATATATGGTAAAGGTAAACCCTTAATTCTTGTTCATGGAAACCAAGAAGACCATCATATTTTTGATTGTTTAATAGATGCTTTAAAAGATTCTTATCATATATATGCACTTGATAATAGAAATCATGGAGATAGTAGTAAAAACGATGATTATTCTTATGATGCTATGACAGATGATTTATATGAATTTATCTTAAAGCTAGATATACAACATCCAAGTATTCTAGGATTTAGCGATGGCGGTATTATCGCTTTAAAACTAGCAATTAAGGTTCAAAATCTCTTAAATAAGCTGATTTTATGTGGCGTTAACTACGATGTTAAAGGTATAACTAAAAAGGCTTATAAAGATATCTTAAATGAATATAATAAGACAAAAAATCCATTACTAAAGCTTATGATAGATCAACCACACATTTTAAAAAACAGTATCAAGAATATCGAGTTAAATACTTTGATTATTGTCGGACAATATGATGTAATTAAATTAAAACATACGCATAAACTTCATCATATGATTAAAAATTCTAAACTTATGATTCTAGATCATAAGGCACATGATGATTATATAATTGATAAAGATGATTTAAAAAATATAATTAAAGAATTTGTATAA
- a CDS encoding alpha/beta fold hydrolase: MFKKLSRPTKWLVSLLLVVLLASFFASLVQNSFFSVKVDKISFETENGELAGYLYTPRGVDEDNPAPAVVLTHGYLNNSEMQEIGAIELSKRGYVVLAFDMYDHGDSVWETPAAFNFFVKSVYDAVQYMYEQDYVLKDSLGNGMIGVSGHSMGGFSSEYAVLFDEMDFATNGYRKIAASLAVGADFRYVAPGASDLFATRSSGVIAAHYDQFFFDNVTPGEDGSVRYKDYTTDPVGLDFLGRTVEGSATAGAFYSKDGGQRVIYTPDETHPQNTWSLESGAYTIGFFEKAFDYQLDLYGLGTLESYDIQTGSTTQTWWLKEAFTLVGLVALFAMIVPAFMLVTTLPVFNKVYANGVELTQDDVLPVSKEKKYLKGLIVIISLLLSFYFLKPLMDRSAELDTLATAMYYIIAGAVVVILAVWVAATIATGLEAKKDNMIKVAQKATLSSVVVIFVALAFRFLLTNTQLFTNVYFWSAPSVNTIVYWAIGSAGLILLVVMGTTPMFNQGEVVENPYGLKASYKQVGASILTALVLAFGLLFVVAIVGWVFLTDFRFYTYAIQIFNSQQFVAALRYIPLFFIYYFAAGITVFVNTKNIKGWLGDVFAAVILAGPVLIFLVYQYSVLYNTGVAAYPTFSLSAILTVGLIPTLSVAGILMRRISQKTGNIWTGVIFSSVFFTIITLANTVVYLLTIG, from the coding sequence ATGTTTAAAAAATTGTCAAGACCAACAAAATGGTTAGTTTCATTGTTACTAGTAGTATTGCTTGCGAGTTTCTTTGCATCATTGGTTCAAAATTCATTCTTCTCAGTAAAAGTAGATAAGATTAGTTTTGAAACTGAAAATGGTGAGTTAGCTGGTTATTTATATACACCAAGAGGTGTTGATGAAGATAATCCTGCTCCTGCTGTTGTCCTAACTCATGGATATTTGAATAATTCTGAAATGCAAGAAATTGGTGCAATCGAATTATCAAAAAGAGGATATGTAGTTTTAGCTTTTGATATGTATGATCATGGAGACTCAGTTTGGGAAACTCCTGCTGCATTTAACTTCTTTGTTAAAAGTGTATATGATGCAGTTCAATACATGTACGAACAAGATTATGTTCTAAAAGACAGTCTAGGAAATGGTATGATTGGTGTTAGTGGACATTCAATGGGTGGCTTCTCATCTGAATATGCTGTTTTATTTGATGAAATGGATTTTGCAACTAATGGTTATCGTAAAATCGCTGCATCTTTAGCAGTAGGTGCTGACTTTAGATATGTTGCTCCTGGTGCTTCAGATTTATTCGCAACTAGATCAAGTGGTGTTATCGCAGCTCATTATGATCAATTCTTCTTTGATAATGTTACTCCTGGTGAAGATGGTTCAGTTAGATATAAAGATTATACAACTGATCCAGTAGGACTAGACTTTTTAGGAAGAACTGTAGAAGGCAGCGCAACTGCTGGTGCATTCTATAGCAAAGATGGTGGACAAAGAGTTATTTATACACCAGATGAAACACATCCTCAAAACACATGGTCTCTAGAATCTGGCGCATATACTATTGGATTTTTTGAAAAAGCATTTGACTATCAATTAGATCTTTATGGATTGGGAACATTAGAATCATATGATATTCAAACAGGTAGTACAACACAAACTTGGTGGTTAAAAGAAGCATTTACACTTGTTGGCTTAGTAGCTTTATTTGCAATGATCGTTCCAGCATTTATGCTTGTAACTACATTACCAGTATTTAATAAAGTTTATGCTAATGGTGTAGAACTTACACAAGATGATGTTTTACCAGTTTCAAAAGAAAAGAAATATTTAAAAGGCTTAATTGTAATAATCAGTTTATTATTAAGTTTCTATTTCCTTAAACCTTTAATGGATCGATCTGCAGAGCTTGATACCTTAGCTACAGCAATGTATTATATCATCGCTGGTGCTGTTGTTGTCATATTAGCAGTTTGGGTTGCAGCAACTATCGCTACTGGCTTAGAAGCTAAGAAAGATAATATGATCAAAGTTGCTCAAAAAGCTACTTTATCATCTGTTGTTGTTATCTTTGTTGCACTTGCTTTCAGATTCTTATTAACAAATACTCAATTATTTACTAATGTTTATTTCTGGAGTGCTCCTTCTGTAAATACAATCGTTTATTGGGCTATAGGTAGTGCTGGATTAATCTTATTAGTTGTAATGGGTACAACTCCAATGTTTAATCAAGGTGAAGTTGTAGAAAATCCTTATGGTTTGAAAGCATCTTATAAACAAGTTGGAGCAAGTATACTTACTGCTCTTGTCTTAGCATTTGGATTATTATTTGTTGTAGCTATCGTTGGATGGGTTTTCTTAACTGACTTTAGATTCTACACTTATGCAATTCAAATCTTTAACTCACAACAATTTGTAGCTGCATTAAGATACATACCTTTATTCTTTATTTACTATTTCGCTGCTGGCATCACTGTTTTCGTAAATACAAAGAATATAAAAGGTTGGCTTGGTGATGTGTTTGCTGCAGTCATACTTGCTGGACCAGTTCTTATCTTCTTAGTTTATCAATATTCAGTATTATATAATACAGGTGTTGCAGCTTATCCAACATTCTCACTTAGCGCAATATTAACAGTAGGTTTAATTCCTACATTATCAGTTGCTGGTATTCTTATGAGAAGAATATCACAAAAAACTGGTAACATTTGGACTGGTGTAATCTTTAGTTCTGTATTCTTTACAATCATTACATTAGCAAATACAGTAGTTTACTTACTTACTATTGGTTAA
- a CDS encoding calcium/sodium antiporter: MIFVNILYLVVGFVFLIKGADFFIVSSSSIARKFRISPLIIGLTLVAFGTSLPELAVSLTASISARSQGLTADIAMGNIIGSNIANLTLILGTSALIMPVVVKKSMRKKEFPFLIGITILLATLGYLFQADAAIVWWEALILLLAFAFYMYLMITSEKDISEEDLPFVDTKKAMTLLIIGIIGVALGGFLVTEGAEYIAIETLTKSFDMSISKATTLVGLSIVALGTSLPELVTSAIAAKKGEADIALGNVIGSNVFNILLIVGLSGVVVPLGLNQDVLVDMIILIGITSLTVALGLLKNKLSKIDGLILLTLYASYITFIILRALGIF, from the coding sequence ATGATTTTTGTAAACATACTTTACTTAGTAGTTGGATTTGTCTTTTTAATCAAAGGCGCAGATTTTTTTATTGTGTCTTCAAGTTCAATTGCTAGAAAATTTAGAATTTCACCATTAATCATCGGACTAACTTTAGTTGCCTTTGGAACTTCTCTTCCTGAATTAGCAGTTAGCTTAACAGCTTCAATATCAGCTCGATCTCAAGGATTAACAGCTGATATTGCTATGGGAAACATTATAGGATCTAATATTGCTAACTTAACACTTATTTTAGGTACAAGTGCTCTTATTATGCCAGTTGTCGTTAAAAAATCTATGCGAAAAAAAGAATTTCCGTTTTTAATTGGAATTACAATACTATTAGCCACTTTGGGTTATTTATTTCAAGCAGATGCTGCTATCGTATGGTGGGAAGCTCTTATCTTATTACTAGCTTTTGCTTTTTATATGTATTTAATGATTACTTCTGAAAAAGATATATCTGAAGAAGATTTACCTTTTGTAGATACAAAAAAAGCAATGACCTTATTAATCATAGGTATCATAGGTGTAGCACTTGGTGGCTTCTTAGTTACAGAAGGTGCAGAATATATCGCAATTGAAACACTAACCAAGTCGTTTGACATGTCCATAAGCAAGGCTACAACCCTTGTAGGGCTCTCTATTGTTGCACTTGGCACATCTTTACCTGAACTTGTTACATCAGCTATAGCAGCTAAAAAAGGCGAAGCTGATATCGCATTAGGAAACGTCATTGGTTCGAATGTATTTAATATACTATTAATTGTTGGGCTATCTGGTGTTGTCGTACCTCTAGGATTAAATCAAGATGTATTAGTTGATATGATTATTTTAATTGGAATCACATCATTAACAGTTGCATTAGGCTTATTAAAGAATAAATTATCTAAAATTGATGGCCTTATACTTTTAACTTTATATGCATCTTATATTACATTTATTATATTAAGAGCATTAGGTATTTTTTAA
- a CDS encoding hemolysin family protein produces the protein MIIASITIILIIIFTAILSAAEVALVVVSDSKINEDVLNRNKKALKIQKFTNESKRYLLSIQVIVTLLAIINGAVALDAFFNDVMTLFNDVDWLKPIAMILIAFILLFIHIVFGRLIPRRLAIKYTDVFAYQTIGLITMIHALLKPITWLLNRASMLFGRLFGLKPDEGERRMTEEEIRSIVEVSSRSGNIDEDESEMIQNIFDFSDTSVEEIMTHRTEISSINMRWTRKQIINYVQNERFTRFPVYDKDIDHIIGTIHVKDLLKFLDNEEAKFSLKSLLREPYFVPDSKKTSELFKEMQDQKNHIAVVLDEYGGTAGIVTIEDLIEEIVGNIFDEYDEDEEEIKAINPYVYEIDGLTNIDDVEDEIIAGLPVDDYDTIGGFILGQLGRFPEPNEKIVVKYNQFTFEVLETNDNVITKVKVTTPGHLEDQEDEEEL, from the coding sequence ATGATAATAGCTAGTATAACAATTATTCTTATTATTATTTTTACAGCAATATTAAGTGCAGCTGAGGTTGCATTGGTAGTTGTAAGCGATAGTAAAATCAATGAAGATGTGCTTAATAGAAATAAAAAAGCACTTAAAATACAAAAATTTACAAATGAATCAAAACGATATTTATTATCCATACAAGTCATAGTGACTTTATTGGCCATTATCAATGGAGCTGTAGCTTTAGACGCATTTTTTAATGATGTCATGACGCTATTTAACGATGTTGATTGGCTAAAACCAATTGCTATGATTTTAATCGCGTTTATATTATTGTTTATACATATCGTATTTGGTAGATTAATTCCAAGAAGATTAGCTATTAAATATACAGATGTTTTTGCTTATCAAACTATTGGGTTAATTACTATGATTCACGCGTTATTAAAACCGATCACATGGTTACTTAATAGAGCATCAATGCTTTTTGGTAGATTGTTTGGGTTGAAGCCTGATGAAGGTGAACGCAGAATGACTGAAGAAGAAATTAGATCGATTGTTGAAGTTAGTTCAAGATCAGGTAATATTGATGAAGATGAATCTGAAATGATTCAAAACATTTTTGATTTTAGTGATACATCAGTTGAAGAAATTATGACACATCGAACTGAAATATCTTCTATAAATATGAGATGGACAAGAAAACAAATTATAAACTATGTTCAAAATGAAAGATTTACACGTTTTCCAGTCTATGATAAAGATATCGATCACATTATAGGAACTATTCATGTTAAAGATTTATTAAAGTTTTTAGATAATGAAGAAGCAAAATTTTCATTGAAATCTCTACTTAGAGAACCATATTTTGTACCAGATAGTAAAAAAACAAGTGAATTATTCAAAGAGATGCAAGATCAAAAGAATCATATTGCTGTTGTTCTAGATGAATATGGTGGAACAGCTGGTATCGTTACAATTGAAGATCTAATTGAAGAAATTGTAGGTAATATCTTTGATGAATATGATGAAGATGAAGAAGAAATCAAAGCAATCAACCCATATGTATATGAAATAGATGGGTTAACGAACATTGATGATGTAGAAGATGAAATCATTGCTGGACTTCCAGTAGATGATTATGATACAATTGGCGGGTTTATTTTAGGACAACTTGGAAGATTTCCAGAGCCTAATGAAAAGATTGTTGTAAAATATAACCAATTTACATTTGAAGTATTAGAAACAAATGATAATGTCATTACAAAAGTAAAGGTTACAACACCTGGTCATTTAGAAGATCAAGAGGATGAAGAGGAATTATGA